A region of Faecalibacterium taiwanense DNA encodes the following proteins:
- a CDS encoding glycine radical domain-containing protein, whose product MGPVHTELGSHDINGPTAIVNSLTKVDHSLATNGTLMNLRFPQEAVAGIEGRDNLAAFIEEYIHKGAMHVQFNIMSAATMRAAQKKPEDYKDMLVRVAGYSAYFVELGKPLQKDLIQRTELHF is encoded by the coding sequence ATGGGCCCGGTCCATACGGAGCTTGGCTCCCATGACATCAACGGCCCCACCGCCATCGTCAACTCCCTGACCAAGGTGGACCACAGCCTTGCCACCAACGGTACCCTGATGAACCTCCGCTTCCCGCAGGAGGCGGTGGCGGGCATCGAAGGCCGCGACAATCTGGCAGCCTTTATTGAGGAATACATCCACAAGGGGGCCATGCACGTCCAGTTCAACATTATGAGCGCCGCCACCATGCGGGCTGCCCAGAAAAAGCCGGAGGACTACAAGGACATGCTGGTCCGCGTGGCGGGATACAGCGCCTACTTTGTGGAACTGGGCAAGCCGCTGCAGAAGGATCTGATCCAGAGGACCGAACTCCATTTTTAA
- a CDS encoding iron-containing alcohol dehydrogenase, with protein MKDFNFKIPQNIQFGMGSLKKLPEILTESRSDKILLVSDRGLEKIGVVKKVQDIIETAGLQCTSYLDVVPNPTMAVVNEAADLYRKCGATSIVALGGGSSMDVGKAVGILANYGGRITDYEGNHKVPGPIVPMIAIPTTAGTGSEVTASAVITDTERNYKLSVFSYEILPRYAVLDPELIMTAPASIAASCGVDALIHAMEAYVSRNATPFSDAMAEKAMELIGGSLRRFVANRQDEEAACAMMLGSNFAGIAFAWARLGNVHAMSHPVSAYFNVPHGVANSILLPNVVEYNALADHGRYEVIYNYIREGSGSTENFTPELLVEELRRLNRQLGIPATLSEVGVTVEKIPAMAEDAMKSGNIPANPRQSTVRDIIKLYEKTM; from the coding sequence ATGAAAGACTTCAACTTTAAGATTCCCCAGAACATCCAGTTTGGCATGGGCAGTCTGAAAAAGCTGCCGGAGATCCTGACCGAGAGCCGCTCGGACAAGATCCTGCTGGTGTCGGATCGCGGACTGGAAAAGATCGGCGTCGTCAAAAAGGTGCAGGATATCATTGAGACGGCGGGGCTGCAGTGCACCAGCTATCTGGATGTGGTGCCCAACCCCACCATGGCGGTGGTCAACGAGGCCGCGGACCTGTACCGGAAATGCGGAGCCACCAGCATCGTGGCGCTGGGCGGCGGCAGCTCCATGGACGTGGGCAAGGCTGTGGGCATCCTGGCCAACTATGGCGGCAGGATCACCGACTACGAGGGCAACCACAAGGTGCCCGGCCCCATCGTGCCGATGATCGCCATCCCCACTACGGCAGGCACCGGCAGCGAGGTGACGGCCTCTGCTGTGATCACGGACACCGAGCGCAACTACAAGCTCTCGGTGTTCAGCTACGAGATCCTGCCCAGATACGCCGTGCTGGACCCCGAGCTGATCATGACGGCTCCCGCTTCCATCGCTGCGTCCTGCGGCGTGGACGCCCTCATCCACGCCATGGAGGCCTATGTCTCCCGCAACGCTACCCCCTTCTCCGACGCCATGGCGGAAAAGGCCATGGAGCTCATCGGCGGCAGCCTGCGCCGCTTTGTGGCCAACCGTCAGGACGAGGAAGCCGCCTGCGCCATGATGCTGGGCTCCAACTTTGCAGGCATCGCCTTTGCATGGGCCCGGCTGGGCAATGTCCACGCCATGAGCCACCCGGTCAGCGCGTATTTCAACGTGCCCCACGGGGTGGCAAACTCCATCCTGCTGCCCAACGTGGTGGAGTACAATGCACTGGCGGACCATGGACGCTATGAGGTCATCTACAACTACATCCGGGAAGGCAGCGGCTCCACCGAAAACTTTACCCCGGAGCTGCTGGTGGAGGAGTTGCGCCGCCTGAACCGGCAGCTTGGCATCCCCGCCACCCTGTCGGAGGTGGGTGTCACCGTCGAAAAGATCCCTGCGATGGCAGAGGATGCCATGAAGAGCGGCAACATCCCGGCAAACCCCCGCCAGAGCACAGTCAGGGACATTATCAAGCTGTACGAAAAGACCATGTAA
- a CDS encoding pyruvate formate lyase family protein has product MDRYASFEEVRQSVDAQFEYWTNQMCSSLCVIENAHRALKPLPYVSALFEDCMESGHDLTEGGAKYNGIGPQASGIATCADSLAAIRQLVFDEKRCTGAELLEAVKHNWKGYEKLYALVNSSKVHHYGNDDDYADALFRFMFETYCRHIAGRKTPRGGIFSPGVYSVNANVAMGLNTNASVDGRKAGRPSRTTWARSIRSLAPMTSTAPPPSSTP; this is encoded by the coding sequence CTGGACCGCTATGCCAGCTTTGAGGAGGTCCGGCAGAGCGTGGATGCCCAGTTTGAGTACTGGACCAACCAGATGTGCTCCAGCCTCTGCGTCATCGAGAATGCCCACCGGGCGCTCAAACCGCTGCCCTACGTCTCGGCGCTGTTTGAGGACTGCATGGAGTCCGGTCACGACCTGACCGAGGGCGGTGCCAAGTACAACGGCATCGGCCCTCAGGCCAGCGGCATTGCCACCTGTGCCGACTCGCTGGCTGCCATCCGGCAGCTGGTCTTTGACGAAAAGCGCTGCACAGGCGCCGAACTGCTGGAAGCCGTCAAGCACAACTGGAAGGGCTATGAGAAGCTGTACGCTCTCGTCAACAGCTCCAAAGTCCACCACTACGGCAACGACGATGATTACGCCGATGCGCTGTTCCGGTTCATGTTCGAGACCTACTGCAGGCACATTGCCGGACGCAAAACGCCGCGTGGCGGGATCTTCAGCCCCGGTGTCTACTCGGTCAACGCCAACGTTGCCATGGGCCTGAACACCAACGCATCGGTGGACGGACGCAAGGCGGGGAGGCCATCTCGGACAACATGGGCCCGGTCCATACGGAGCTTGGCTCCCATGACATCAACGGCCCCACCGCCATCGTCAACTCCCTGA